One Candidatus Kapaibacterium sp. genomic window carries:
- a CDS encoding efflux RND transporter periplasmic adaptor subunit gives MYNKLVILLLAVFIVSCNKHDHDHENGHDHGDEHGHEHADVAHKFSLFGNHFELYAEVGNPIAGDETEFILHFNTLPSCEAVTDVPLLFNISGIESHRVSFAKVDRKGIYTLSVKFANPGMISLEFIIGTDDTRDTLRMDDVQIFSDPHEAEHALEVADEGYIGFTKEDAWSLGVVTDVVAFTEFRNSKKAIGKFATKTEKETVITARVGGIVRLLGESITSGKQISANQGLFMIAPSGLEDDNTDVRYYQAKSQFDKSKEEFDRAKKLLADKIVSDKEYARIKSEFEIAEAKFQSYSNYTPKSGTLVSSPTSGMIKELYVSNGNHVSAGQNLAKIINVDRMIIEVEILQKDYLKLQPITDALIEFGEYKVPLSELNGKLLSVSPSKTGNLNFITVYFEVNNKFNYLPGMPVEVYLYGGKADKSLTVPHAAVWEDLGYFYIFVQKSGELYERREVQVGGYDGKSYLITSGLGEMERIVVNGTYRLVLASKTSEMPAHGHTH, from the coding sequence ATGTATAATAAATTAGTTATTTTGCTTTTGGCAGTTTTTATAGTTTCATGCAACAAGCATGACCACGACCATGAAAATGGACACGACCATGGCGATGAACACGGGCACGAACATGCCGATGTAGCACACAAATTTTCGCTTTTTGGCAATCATTTCGAATTATATGCCGAAGTTGGCAATCCCATCGCCGGTGATGAAACAGAATTTATCCTTCATTTCAACACATTACCTTCTTGCGAAGCAGTAACGGATGTCCCTTTATTGTTCAATATCAGCGGAATCGAAAGCCATAGAGTATCTTTCGCCAAAGTCGATAGAAAGGGCATTTATACTCTCTCTGTAAAATTTGCAAATCCGGGTATGATTTCGCTCGAATTCATAATCGGAACAGATGACACTCGCGACACTCTCAGAATGGATGATGTTCAAATATTCTCTGACCCACATGAAGCCGAGCACGCTCTCGAGGTGGCTGACGAGGGTTATATAGGTTTTACTAAAGAAGACGCCTGGAGCCTTGGAGTAGTGACGGATGTAGTTGCTTTCACTGAGTTCAGAAATTCCAAAAAAGCAATCGGTAAATTTGCAACAAAAACTGAAAAAGAAACAGTCATTACCGCAAGAGTGGGTGGGATTGTCAGGCTTTTAGGCGAATCCATTACTTCCGGCAAACAGATTTCTGCAAATCAGGGATTGTTCATGATTGCACCATCGGGACTGGAAGATGACAACACTGATGTGCGGTACTATCAAGCAAAGTCGCAATTCGACAAATCCAAAGAGGAATTCGATAGAGCCAAAAAGTTGCTCGCGGATAAAATCGTTTCCGACAAAGAATACGCAAGAATCAAATCCGAATTTGAAATAGCCGAAGCAAAGTTTCAGAGCTATTCAAATTATACTCCAAAATCCGGCACTTTGGTCAGTTCTCCTACTTCGGGGATGATTAAAGAACTTTACGTTTCAAACGGAAATCATGTAAGTGCGGGTCAGAATTTGGCAAAAATTATTAACGTTGACAGAATGATTATCGAAGTCGAGATTTTGCAAAAAGATTATCTGAAATTGCAACCAATCACAGACGCTTTGATTGAATTTGGCGAGTACAAAGTCCCACTTTCAGAATTAAATGGCAAACTGCTTTCAGTCAGTCCGTCAAAAACGGGCAATTTGAACTTTATTACGGTATATTTTGAAGTCAATAATAAGTTTAATTATTTGCCCGGAATGCCTGTAGAAGTGTATTTGTACGGCGGCAAAGCAGATAAATCCCTGACAGTACCACATGCAGCAGTTTGGGAAGATTTGGGATATTTCTATATATTTGTCCAAAAATCGGGCGAATTATATGAAAGACGCGAAGTTCAGGTCGGTGGATACGATGGCAAAAGCTACTTGATAACATCCGGATTGGGTGAAATGGAGCGTATTGTCGTGAATGGCACTTACAGATTAGTTTTAGCTTCCAAAACATCAGAAATGCCTGCTCACGGGCATACACACTAA